The following nucleotide sequence is from Hemitrygon akajei chromosome 22, sHemAka1.3, whole genome shotgun sequence.
ATCAAAGAAACATCTTGGACATCAAAGAATCACAGTATGGTGACAGCAATGAGgagaccattctgcccatcatgtctgtgctgGAAATTTACTAGAACAACTCATCTTGACCTTGCCATTATTTTCTTCACCATATCCAGTCTCCTCTCGCAGGCCACAGTGGAACCTGACTGAACAATCtgcaggcagtacattccagattcAAACCACATGTAACATAAAATGGTTTTTCTCACCTCGTTattctttttttccccatttgtTTAATACCTGGGAGACTTTGACTACTCCAagcctcccatcatctctctccagtgcctcttatcattttaccAAATACCCTCGGTCTCCCCCTTAGAAAACAATACCAGTATCTCTTGTTTGTCCTTGAAGGCTGTCAGCCTTCATCCCAGGAACCACTCCTGTAAatttcctctggaccttctccagtacctccatatccttcctacgataaggcaaccagaattgaacacagttctCTTGTTGAGATATGATCTGTGctttataaaggttcagcatggtttccctgtTTTTGCATCAGCCCAGACATTTTGTAGGAATATAACATTGAATTGCTTAGCAATATGCAGTAtttgaagaaataaataaattcaaattcaatgaccccacttagagtactgttctcagctggtcgcctcactacaggaaggatgtggaagccatagaaagggtgcagaggagatttacaaggatgttgcctggattggggagcatgccttatgagaataggttgagtgaactcagccttttctctttggagcgacggaggatgagaggtgacctgatagaggtgtataagatgatgagaggcattgatcgtgtggatagtcagaggctttttcccaggtctgaagtggttgccacaagaggacacaggtttaaggtgctggggagtaggtacagaggagatgtcaggggtaagttttttactcagagagtggtgagtgagtggaatgggctgctgacaacgatggtggaggtggatacgatagggtctttttagagacttttagagaggtacatgaagcttagtaaaatagagggccataggtaagcctagtaatttctaaggtagggacatgttcagcataactttgtgggctgaagggcctgtattgtgctgtaggttttctatgtttctatgtatctaCAGAATTAAAGAAGAGACAATAAAATGAGTGGAAAACTGTAATGTACCATGCTATAAGCAAAGACAAACCTAAACCCAATTTAACTTCACTGAACATGCTGAAAAAGGAAAGTTGAAGTATTTCAAATGAACTTGTAAGTCATTTCACTGAACTGTAAGGTGCTTTAATTATTGACCTGTTTTGCAGGATTAGGATCAGGACAAGACCAGCATTTGTTACCTATTTTTAATAGCCTTGACAGGTGGTTTTCTATGTCAGTGTTTAGATGTTTTAGAGAAGTGCCTCATTACTCTCTTCTCGGACAGAGTCATAGGGTCATATTTCATGTAAACAGGCCCATATTTGACTATAcccttatccctctaaaccaggggttcccaaccatgcttaatagtattggtccatggcataaaaaaggttaggaactcCTGCACTAAAActttccatgtacccatccaagtaCCCCATAAGAATATATGATAAagtagcagaattaagccattcgggcCATTGATTCAGCTCCATTCTCCCACCTTACTTATCAAGAACAGTGTCAAGGAACGACTGCGCAGGTACATGGATGTCAGCGAGTTAGGCCAGTgggaagaatttttttaaaagacagctttatagagcgggcaTCTGAAGAGCAGGAGTCAGAGTAGGAGGTCTTTGGCTCAACAGGTGATaatgggtcgaggcgaggtaagttacttgtgaagtaTAGGAATaagaagtatgtctgtgaggctggtgttctgtactgggtgcgGATGTGAGATGTCCAGGAGACTGCTGGCctcccagacggccacatcttcgccaggtgcattgagctgcagctccttagggaccgggtcagggaaagtgaggaggtgatagagaggagctataggcaagtagtcacactggggcctcaggagacagataagtgggtaacagtcaggagagggaagggcaagagtcaaaTAGAGAGTATCTCTGTGGCTGTcctccttaacaataagtactcctgtttcagTACAGTTGGTGGgggacaacctacctgggggaagcaacagtagccgcgctcagaagggtagggaaaagaaCAGGATggtgcagtgataggggactctatagttagggggtcagacaggcgattctgtggatgcaggaaagaaacaccgatgatagtttgcctcccaggtgccagggtccggggtgtttctgattgcatccaagatatcctgaagtgggaaggtgaacagccagaagtcgtggtacatattgataccaacgacataggtaggaaaagggaggaggtcctgaaaacagactacagggagttaggaagtaagttgagaagcaggacctcaaaggtagtaatctcgggatgactgcctgtgccacgtgacagtgagtataggaatagagtgaggtggaggataaatgcgtggctgagggattggaggcagggggcagggattcagatttctggatcattgggacctcttttagggcaggcgtgacctgtacaaaaaggacaggttgcacttgaatttgagggggaccaatatgttggcaaggaggtttgctaagtttattggggagagtttaaactagaattgctgtggAGTGGGAACCGAACTGCAGAGACGAGGAAGGAGCAGTTGGctgacaaatagagaaagcttagagacagtgcgagagggaggataggcaggtgacagagaagggatacactcagactgatggtttgagatgtgtctattttaaagcaaagagtatcatgaacaaagcggatgagcttagagcatggatcagtacttggcgTTATTATGTTgcagccattacagagatttggatggctcaggggcaggaatggctacttagagtgccaggctttagatgtttcagaaaggacagagagggaagcaaaagaggtgggggcgtggtactgctgatcagaaatagtgtcacagctgcagaaaaggaggaagtcatggagagattgtctactgagtctctgtgggtgtaagttaggaacaggaagggatcaataactctactgggtgttttttatagaccgcccaatagtaacagggacatcgaggagcagatagggagacagattctggaaagatgcaataataacagggttgatgtggtgggagattttaatttcccaaatattgattggcatctccctagagcaaggggtttagatggggtggagtttgttaggtgtgttcaggaaggtttcctgacacaatatataaAGAAGCTACAAGAGgtaaggctgtacttgatctggtattgggaaatgaacctggtcaggtgtcaggtctctcagtgggagagcattttggagatagtgatcacaattctatctcctttaccattgcattggagagggataggaacagaaaagttaggaaagcatttaactggtgtaaggggaaatatgaagctatcagggaACTTGGacacataaattgggaacagatgttctcagggaaatgtacagagaaATGTGGCAAGTGTTCATGGgatattctgcataggtacattcaaatgagacagggaaaggatggtagggtactggaaccatagtgtacaaaggctgttgaaaatttagtcaagaagaaaagcttacgaaaggttcaaaaaaactaggtaatgatagagatctagaagattataaggctagctggaaggagcttaagaatgaaattaggagagccagaaggggccaagaGAAGGCTTTGGCGAGAAGGATTAATGAaaatcccaagacattctacaagtatgtgaagagcaagacaataagacatgagagaataggactaatcaagtgtgactgtggaaaattgtgtatggaatcagaggagatagtggaggtacttaatgaatactttgcttcagtattcactacggaaaagggccttggtgattgtaggggtgacttatagcagactgaaaagcttgagcatatagacattaagaaagaggatgtgctgcaacttttagaaagcattaagttggataagtcaccgggactggacgagatgtacccgaGGCctctgtgggaggcgagggaggagattgttgagcctctggcaatgatctttgcatcagcaatggggacaggagaggttccagatgatttgagggttgcagatgttgtttccttattcaagaaagggaggagatatagcccaggaaattatagaccagtgagtcttacttcagtggttggtaagttgatgaagaagatcctgagaggcaggacttatgtgCATTTGGGGAGGTGTaatttgattaggaatagtcagcatggctttgtcaaatgccggttgtgccttacgagcctgattgaattttttgagggtgtgagtaaacacagtgatgaaggtagagcagttgatgtcatgtatatagatttcagcaaggcctttgacaaggtaccccatgcaaggcttatggagaaagtaaggaggcatgggatccaaggggaccctgctttgtggttccagaattggcttgcccacagaaggcagagtgattgtagacgtgtcatattctgcattgaggttggtgaccagtgatgtgcctcaggaatctgttctgggacaccttgtcttcatgatttttataaatggcctggatgaggaagtggatggatgggttagtaaatttgctgatgacgcaaaggttgggggtgttgtggatagtatagagggctgtcagaagttacagtgggacatcgataggatgcaaaactgggctgagaagtggcagatggagttcaacccagataagtatgaagtggttcattttggtaggtcaaatatgatggcagaatatagtattaatggtaagactcttggcagtgtggaggatcagagggatcttggggtccgagtccataggtcgctcaaagcagctgcgcaggttgactctgtggttaagaaggcatatggtgcattggccttcatcaactgtgggaatgaattcaagagccaagaggtaatgttacagctgtatagaacCCTGGTAAGTTCTtggattactgtgctcagttctggtcacctcactacaggaaggatgtggaaactatagaaagggtgctgaggagatttccaaggatgttgcctggattggggagcatgccttatgagaataagttgagtgaaattggccttttctccttggagcgatggaggatgagaggtgacttgattgagTTGTTTCAGATGATGAatggcattgatcctgtggatagtcagaggctttttctcagagctgaaatggctaacacaagtgatgcaccatcaataactcacgctgagacttaggaagtgagatatcggcttttattgactggaagaacaaacaacactacatcctgggaaaatgagggagagcagcagaccacagtcgcctttatacaggggtctgtgggaggagccacaggagcagtcagcagggtctgtgggaggagccacaggagcagtcagacaggtatatctagttcaccacaagagggcacagttttaaggttcttggaagtaggtacagaggggatgtcaggagtaagatttttacacagagagtagtgagtgcgtgaaatggaagcGGCTACaacagagtcttttaagaggctcctggataagtacacggagcttagaaatatcgagggctatggctaaccctaggtaatttctaaagtaagtacatattcagcaatgcattgtgggctgaagtgcctgtattgtgctgtaggttttctatgtttcacctatcaatccctgccttaaatacataatgacttgacctccgcatcatctgtggcaatgaattccacagatacaccaccctttggctgaagaaattcctcatgacCTCAGTTATAAAGGACCCTCCCTTTTTTCTGAGGCATAGATTCTCCTAATGGAAACTTTTAAATGATGTTaatgtggaacagacttgatcggctgaatggccttaatctgctcctatgtcttatgtaccCATCTCAATCATTTCTTCTGGCAGGTCATTCAATATACCAACAACCCTCTGGGTGAATAAGTTGTCCCTTGAGTTCTTATTAAATCTCCCTTTTCATCTTAAACTTAAGCCTCTAGCTTTTGATtcctcaaccctggggaaaaagatttTGCTCATTCACCCTATCGAGGTTTTATGCAAACAAAGACATGGTGATATATGTCTGCAGATGCTtggatctggagcaacagacaAACTGTTGgggggaactcaatgggtcagggaGTATCTGTGAGGAAAATGGATAGTTGACATcttaggttgagacccttcaactGGACTGAAATAGTTTGTGGTTATGTTATTTGGAGCATTGAACCTTTTGCGGGCATTTCACTTAACCCAAGTTTCTGATAACTCCACCCACTCTCACCATAGATGTCCTGTGAGATCCTCAGCTGGCTCCACTCACTGCACCAAGCTGACCATTGATGATCCAATGCATCACCTTAAAATCTGTGCTCCCACTGCATCCCTGCCCTGGCCCACTGGGTACCAATACCCTCCTGAAAATCTGATCTTCCCAAGCACAGACACCCAGGCCTCTCTGAGGCACCACAGAAACCACTATATATGACTAATTGGTGTAAGTGACACCTCCAAGAcaattcaagttcattgtcatatgcacaagaatGGTGAGGTACAGGTATGATGAAAAACTtgtttgcagcaacatcacaggcatatAGCTTCAGACAAAACTCATgacataaacataaattatatttaACTTATATAAGACAGAGAAGAGTTTGAAAGACTCTTCAATATAAGATATTAGTGCAAAGGAAAATACAATCAGCGACAagactttctaatccaggcaacatctttgggaAGGCAAAAGAGACAGCAGATACGGGAATCTGAAGGGacactcaagatgctggaagagctcaatgTGTTGAGAATCATCTGTGGATGGTTCAGTTCTTTGCTGAGAGTGATGGGCTCATGCATTGGCACCTTATCCTCATCAGGATGGTGTTACATCAGATGTTATAACAAACTTTAAGCTTTAAGGTGGCATCAATACGTTGCACCGCTGACTGATGGACTTGGAGTCCTTGTCAAAGGTGCCCTAAACAGTGAACCTTTGCCGTTCTCCACATTATAAAATTAAATCTGGCTGATGAATGATGCCGATCACCACAACAATAGGAGAAAGGCGAGAAGTGCTGGCTTTTCCCAGATCCCAATACTGAAAAATgaataaacttttaaaaataaagtGAGTTCCTGTGAATGGAAACTCGCATACCAATAAAGCACCATTGAACTGCTTGGGTGAAGAAGAAGCTTAGCCCTCAGATCATACAATGAGAAAGAACAGCATCCCAATTCTGTAAACAAGTTCACCATATGGTTACCACCTGGGTGTAGTGCAGAATCTTTCTTCATTCTGTGTAGATGTTCTCGGGGATGTATAATATCTGGTTTAGAGCATCTAAGAACTGTTTTaaagggaaatgtttgatctctcTGTGTTTCAGGAGCAGAGCGGTTTACACCATACACCAACGTTATCATGCCAAGCCTATTTGGGATCATCAGTTTTTTGGGCATCATAGGCAACTCCATTGTAATCTACACCACTGTAAAGAAGACCAAGTTGAGGTACAAGCACACAGTGCCCGATGTATTTATTTTCAACCTGTCCTTGGTTGATCTGTTGTTTCTTCTGGGAATGCCTTTCCTCATTCATCAGCTTGTCGGGAATGGATCCTGGCATTTTGGAGCAGTCATGTGCACCATCATAACCAGCTTAGACAGCAACAGCCAAGTCACCAGCACCTATATACTGACTGCAATGACCTTTGATCGTTACCTGGCCACAGTTCACCCTCTGAAATCAGCCTACATGCGCACACCATCCATGGCTACCTTGGTGGTCTGCTTAGTTTGGCTGGTGTCCTTCTTAACCATCATCCCAGTGTGGCTGTACAGTGGATTAATGCTACGACCCGACGGCACGGTTGGTTGTGCTTTACTTTTGCCCAACCCAGCCACTGACATTTACTGGTTTACACTTTACCAATTCATACTGGTTTTTGCCACCCCTCTGGTTATCATCTGTGTTATTTACTTTAAGATCCTTCAGCACATGTCTACAACTGTCGTCCCACTACCACAGCAAAGTATAAGATTGAGAACAAGGAAAATGACCCGGATGGCAGTGGCTATTTGTTCAACTTTTTTCATATGTTGGGGACCTTTCTATATCCTTCAGCTGGTACACCTAAGAATTGAACAGCCAAGCGTCACTTTCTTCTGTGCCTACAACTTTGCCATCAGCCTGGGCTATGCCAACAGCTGTATCAACCCTTTTTTGTACCTTGTCTTGAGTGAGACCTTCAAGCGGCGCTTTCTGGTGGCGATCCAACCCACTCGTCAGCAGGTCCAGGTGGCTAACAGTGAGGCAGAAGGAAGCATGTCTATCAGGCTCACCGGTGAACTCTCTCAACGCACTCGTTTCACAGGAGAGTTCTCACAAAGTGTTTTGCCCGTAACAGTCACAGTTCAGTGATGGTCCATCCAGTGGTGAATATTTGAAAGATATCCTACTTTCATTAATACCACCAAACTCATGATACTAATTTGAAGGTATACATAACTGAAGAAATCTCTAGGAAGCAAAAGACATTGGAAACCTTGTCAGAACTGCTCTCACCTTATTACTGTTAATGTCAGAAGCATTACTGAACCCCACTTGTGCAAAAGCAACCAACATTTTCCTCTTGAAAAACTGGTGGTAGCTAAGATAGTTATAAATTGCTCCTCATATAGGTAAGTGGCAAAGGAatgaaggaggggagagggacagggaggagggcagtggggggagagagagaggagagtgagagagagtggaggagagtgagagagagtgcgagagaggTACAGTGAAGTAAGCAGGGAAAAAGGACAAATGGGACTGTGTTGCTGGGACCTGGCATGGACACAATGGACCATTCCTTCACACTGTTGCAGAATTTATATGTACACTTAGTGAAGTGGAGTAGCCTCTGACAAATTT
It contains:
- the LOC140714923 gene encoding melanin-concentrating hormone receptor 1-like gives rise to the protein MEKSEKWQENSSQLVGSGTGSTENLRNQFGAERFTPYTNVIMPSLFGIISFLGIIGNSIVIYTTVKKTKLRYKHTVPDVFIFNLSLVDLLFLLGMPFLIHQLVGNGSWHFGAVMCTIITSLDSNSQVTSTYILTAMTFDRYLATVHPLKSAYMRTPSMATLVVCLVWLVSFLTIIPVWLYSGLMLRPDGTVGCALLLPNPATDIYWFTLYQFILVFATPLVIICVIYFKILQHMSTTVVPLPQQSIRLRTRKMTRMAVAICSTFFICWGPFYILQLVHLRIEQPSVTFFCAYNFAISLGYANSCINPFLYLVLSETFKRRFLVAIQPTRQQVQVANSEAEGSMSIRLTGELSQRTRFTGEFSQSVLPVTVTVQ